One region of Camelina sativa cultivar DH55 chromosome 6, Cs, whole genome shotgun sequence genomic DNA includes:
- the LOC104790090 gene encoding phosphate transporter PHO1 homolog 5-like isoform X2: MKFGKEFSSQMVPEWQEAYMDYDYLKSQLKEIIKFKRKTNPHGAGGHHHHHHHHDGLHRKMTLHRAFSGLISTSPPEKKKHHHGGGHGGSGGQIGHFSDSDDDLEEGIKPVTAPIMVRSASHGYQTTFLMATEEGGEYETVFFRRLDDEFNKVEKFYKDKVEEVMKEAVMLEKQMDALIAFRVKVEHPDGWPWEVRTVEMTRLASDVANSAAAVAASTPAGARSTTMKVGAHHQAHMKAIQEGGSSKAGKSSDEEDDENDDDVEKEEEDNGVSVVVAADDDSCKLKTARPPPIEVLDRVKMNHTKETPRSTIKSVLQVANLTELKFSRENLRRVEAKLRRAFVEFYQKLRLLKSYSFLNELAFSKILKKYDKITSRHASKSYMKMIDNFYLGSSDEVTRLVERVEATFIKHFVNANRRKGMNILRPKAKRERHRITFSTGFLGGCLFSLVVALFAIIRTRNILQEEGQKQYMNTMFPLYSLFGFIVLHILMYAGNIYYWRRYRVNYSFIFGFKHGTELGYRQVLFVGLSIGVLALLCILANLDMEVDPETKDYQALTELLPLFLLIVMFVVLVLPFNIFYRSSRFFFLTCLFHCLAAPLYKVTLPDFLVGDQLTSQVQALRSIQFYICHYGWGDYKHRLNTCADSGAYNAFLFIVAVIPYGARLLQCLRRLFEEKNPEQGYNGLKYFLTIVAVCLRTTYSVVDEDHEFVWRILAGIFSAIAAIFCTYWDLVYDWGLLNRTSKNPWLRDKLLVPQKKVYFIAMILNILLRFAWLQTVLDFNFSFMHRQTMVAVVASLEIIRRGIWNFFRLENEHLNNVGKYRAFKTVPLPFNYDEDDDKDN, translated from the exons ATGAAGTTCGGGAAAGAGTTCTCGTCTCAGATGGTGCCGGAATGGCAAGAAGCTTACATGGATTATGATTATCTCAAATCTCAGCttaaagaaataatcaaattcaAACGCAAAACCAATCCTCACGGAGCTggtggtcatcatcatcatcatcaccaccacgaCGGGCTTCACCGGAAAATGACTCTTCACCGAGCATTCAGCGGTTTAATCTCTACATCACCACCGGAGAAAAAGAAACACCACCACGGCGGCGGACACGGCGGTAGTGGTGGTCAGATCGGACATTTCTCAGATTCCGACGACGATCTCGAGGAAGGGATTAAGCCGGTGACTGCGCCGATTATGGTTCGCTCGGCGAGTCACGGTTACCAGACGACGTTTTTGATGGCGACGGAGGAAGGAGGAGAGTACGAGACCGTGTTTTTCCGGCGACTAGATGATGAATTCAACAAAGTTGAGAAATTTTATAAAGATAAGGTTGAAGAAGTGATGAAAGAAGCTGTGATGCTTGAGAAGCAGATGGATGCTTTGATCGCGTTTAGGGTTAAAGTTGAGCATCCTGATGGTTGGCCTTGGGAGGTACGTACTGTTGAGATGACTCGTTTAGCTTCTGATGTTGCTAATTCTGCGGCTGCCGTCGCTGCTTCTACTCCCGCCGGTGCTAGATCCACCACGA TGAAGGTTGGAGCTCATCATCAAGCTCACATGAAGGCGATACAAGAAGGAGGATCGAGTAAAGCTGGTAAATCctctgacgaagaagatgatgaaaacgATGATGAtgtagagaaagaagaagaagataacggCGTATCTGTCGTAGTAGCCGCCGACGATGACAGCTGTAAGCTGAAAACGGCGAGGCCACCACCGATCGAGGTTTTGGATCGTGTTAAGATGAACCATACGAAAGAAACGCCACGCTCCACCATCAAAAGCGTTCTCCAGGTCGCGAATTTGACGGAGCTTAAATTTAGCAGAGAGAATCTGAGGAGAGTCGAAGCGAAGCTTAGACGCGCCTTCGTCGAGTTCTATCAGAAGCTTCGGCTACTCAAAAGCTACAG CTTTTTGAATGAATTGGCGTTTTCGAAGATATTGAAGAAGTATGATAAG ATAACTTCAAGACATGCTTCAAAGTCTTACATGAAAATGATTGATAACTTTTACCTTGGCAGCTCTGATGAG gTTACGAGACTCGTGGAGCGTGTTGAAGCTACGTTTATAAAGCATTTCGTGAATGCTAACAGGAGAAAAGGAATGAATATCTTGAGACCGAAAGCTAAAAGAGAAAGACATCGAATTACATTTTCCACAG GTTTCTTGGGTGGATGCCTGTTTTCTTTAGTTGTAGCTCTATTCGCGATCATACGAACCCGAAACATTTTGCAGGAAGAAGGCCAGAAACAGTACATGAACACTATGTTCCCTCTTTACAG TTTGTTCGGGTTCATTGTTCTGCACATACTTATGTATGCTGGTAATATATACTACTGGAGGCGATACCGTGTGAATTACTCTTTCATATTTGGGTTTAAGCACGGAACTGAACTTGGTTATAGACAAGTTCTATTTGTGGGATTAAGCATTGGAGTCCTTGCGCTTCTTTGTATTCTTGCCAACCTTGACATGGAGGTTGACCCTGAAACCAAAGATTACCAAGCATTAACggagcttcttcctcttttcctgCTCATT GTTATGTTTGTAGTTCTAGTCTTACCATTCAACATCTTCTACCGCTCGAgtcgcttcttcttcctcacatgCCTCTTCCACTGCCTTGCTGCTCCTCTTTACAAG GTAACCTTACCTGATTTCTTGGTGGGCGATCAGTTAACAAGTCAGGTGCAAGCTCTTCGAAGCATCCAATTTTACATATGTCACTACGGTTGGGGAGACTACAAACATAGATTGAACACTTGCGCAGATTCAGGTGCCTACAATGCTTTCTTATTCATTGTTGCTGTCATCCCATACGGTGCTCGTCTCCTTCAG TGCTTGAGGCGACTGTTTGAAGAGAAAAACCCAGAACAAGGATACAATGGCCTCAAGTACTTCTTGACTATAGTGGCCGTCTGCTTAAGGACAACTTACAGTGTCGTTGACGAGGATCATGAATTTGTC TGGAGAATATTAGCTGGGATCTTCTCAGCTATTGCTGCCATTTTCTGTACTTACTGGGACTTAGTCTATGACTGGGGTCTTCTGAATCGAACATCAAAAAACCCGTGGCTCCGGGATAAACTCCTTGTCCCTCAGAAGAAAGTATACTTTATCGCAATG ATCTTGAACATCTTGCTCAGATTTGCGTGGCTGCAGACCGTTCTGGATTTCAATTTCTCCTTCATGCACAGACAAACGATGGTTGCTGTTGTTGCCAGTCTTGAGATTATCCGTCGTGGGATTTGGAATTTCTTTAG GTTAGAGAACGAGCATTTGAACAATGTAGGGAAGTATCGAGCATTCAAGACGGTTCCCTTGCCATTTAACTACGACGAGGATGATGACAAAGacaactag
- the LOC104790090 gene encoding phosphate transporter PHO1 homolog 5-like isoform X1 produces the protein MKFGKEFSSQMVPEWQEAYMDYDYLKSQLKEIIKFKRKTNPHGAGGHHHHHHHHDGLHRKMTLHRAFSGLISTSPPEKKKHHHGGGHGGSGGQIGHFSDSDDDLEEGIKPVTAPIMVRSASHGYQTTFLMATEEGGEYETVFFRRLDDEFNKVEKFYKDKVEEVMKEAVMLEKQMDALIAFRVKVEHPDGWPWEVRTVEMTRLASDVANSAAAVAASTPAGARSTTMKVGAHHQAHMKAIQEGGSSKAGKSSDEEDDENDDDVEKEEEDNGVSVVVAADDDSCKLKTARPPPIEVLDRVKMNHTKETPRSTIKSVLQVANLTELKFSRENLRRVEAKLRRAFVEFYQKLRLLKSYSFLNELAFSKILKKYDKITSRHASKSYMKMIDNFYLGSSDEVTRLVERVEATFIKHFVNANRRKGMNILRPKAKRERHRITFSTGFLGGCLFSLVVALFAIIRTRNILQEEGQKQYMNTMFPLYSLFGFIVLHILMYAGNIYYWRRYRVNYSFIFGFKHGTELGYRQVLFVGLSIGVLALLCILANLDMEVDPETKDYQALTELLPLFLLIVMFVVLVLPFNIFYRSSRFFFLTCLFHCLAAPLYKVTLPDFLVGDQLTSQVQALRSIQFYICHYGWGDYKHRLNTCADSGAYNAFLFIVAVIPYGARLLQCLRRLFEEKNPEQGYNGLKYFLTIVAVCLRTTYSVVDEDHEFVWRILAGIFSAIAAIFCTYWDLVYDWGLLNRTSKNPWLRDKLLVPQKKVYFIAMILNILLRFAWLQTVLDFNFSFMHRQTMVAVVASLEIIRRGIWNFFRLENEHLNNVGKYRAFKTVPLPFNYDEDDDKDN, from the exons ATGAAGTTCGGGAAAGAGTTCTCGTCTCAGATGGTGCCGGAATGGCAAGAAGCTTACATGGATTATGATTATCTCAAATCTCAGCttaaagaaataatcaaattcaAACGCAAAACCAATCCTCACGGAGCTggtggtcatcatcatcatcatcaccaccacgaCGGGCTTCACCGGAAAATGACTCTTCACCGAGCATTCAGCGGTTTAATCTCTACATCACCACCGGAGAAAAAGAAACACCACCACGGCGGCGGACACGGCGGTAGTGGTGGTCAGATCGGACATTTCTCAGATTCCGACGACGATCTCGAGGAAGGGATTAAGCCGGTGACTGCGCCGATTATGGTTCGCTCGGCGAGTCACGGTTACCAGACGACGTTTTTGATGGCGACGGAGGAAGGAGGAGAGTACGAGACCGTGTTTTTCCGGCGACTAGATGATGAATTCAACAAAGTTGAGAAATTTTATAAAGATAAGGTTGAAGAAGTGATGAAAGAAGCTGTGATGCTTGAGAAGCAGATGGATGCTTTGATCGCGTTTAGGGTTAAAGTTGAGCATCCTGATGGTTGGCCTTGGGAGGTACGTACTGTTGAGATGACTCGTTTAGCTTCTGATGTTGCTAATTCTGCGGCTGCCGTCGCTGCTTCTACTCCCGCCGGTGCTAGATCCACCACGA TGAAGGTTGGAGCTCATCATCAAGCTCACATGAAGGCGATACAAGAAGGAGGATCGAGTAAAGCTGGTAAATCctctgacgaagaagatgatgaaaacgATGATGAtgtagagaaagaagaagaagataacggCGTATCTGTCGTAGTAGCCGCCGACGATGACAGCTGTAAGCTGAAAACGGCGAGGCCACCACCGATCGAGGTTTTGGATCGTGTTAAGATGAACCATACGAAAGAAACGCCACGCTCCACCATCAAAAGCGTTCTCCAGGTCGCGAATTTGACGGAGCTTAAATTTAGCAGAGAGAATCTGAGGAGAGTCGAAGCGAAGCTTAGACGCGCCTTCGTCGAGTTCTATCAGAAGCTTCGGCTACTCAAAAGCTACAG CTTTTTGAATGAATTGGCGTTTTCGAAGATATTGAAGAAGTATGATAAG ATAACTTCAAGACATGCTTCAAAGTCTTACATGAAAATGATTGATAACTTTTACCTTGGCAGCTCTGATGAG gTTACGAGACTCGTGGAGCGTGTTGAAGCTACGTTTATAAAGCATTTCGTGAATGCTAACAGGAGAAAAGGAATGAATATCTTGAGACCGAAAGCTAAAAGAGAAAGACATCGAATTACATTTTCCACAG GTTTCTTGGGTGGATGCCTGTTTTCTTTAGTTGTAGCTCTATTCGCGATCATACGAACCCGAAACATTTTGCAGGAAGAAGGCCAGAAACAGTACATGAACACTATGTTCCCTCTTTACAG TTTGTTCGGGTTCATTGTTCTGCACATACTTATGTATGCTGGTAATATATACTACTGGAGGCGATACCGTGTGAATTACTCTTTCATATTTGGGTTTAAGCACGGAACTGAACTTGGTTATAGACAAGTTCTATTTGTGGGATTAAGCATTGGAGTCCTTGCGCTTCTTTGTATTCTTGCCAACCTTGACATGGAGGTTGACCCTGAAACCAAAGATTACCAAGCATTAACggagcttcttcctcttttcctgCTCATT GTTATGTTTGTAGTTCTAGTCTTACCATTCAACATCTTCTACCGCTCGAgtcgcttcttcttcctcacatgCCTCTTCCACTGCCTTGCTGCTCCTCTTTACAAG GTAACCTTACCTGATTTCTTGGTGGGCGATCAGTTAACAAGTCAGGTGCAAGCTCTTCGAAGCATCCAATTTTACATATGTCACTACGGTTGGGGAGACTACAAACATAGATTGAACACTTGCGCAGATTCAGGTGCCTACAATGCTTTCTTATTCATTGTTGCTGTCATCCCATACGGTGCTCGTCTCCTTCAG TGCTTGAGGCGACTGTTTGAAGAGAAAAACCCAGAACAAGGATACAATGGCCTCAAGTACTTCTTGACTATAGTGGCCGTCTGCTTAAGGACAACTTACAGTGTCGTTGACGAGGATCATGAATTTGTCTGGAGAATATTAGCTGGGATCTTCTCAGCTATTGCTGCCATTTTCTGTACTTACTGGGACTTAGTCTATGACTGGGGTCTTCTGAATCGAACATCAAAAAACCCGTGGCTCCGGGATAAACTCCTTGTCCCTCAGAAGAAAGTATACTTTATCGCAATG ATCTTGAACATCTTGCTCAGATTTGCGTGGCTGCAGACCGTTCTGGATTTCAATTTCTCCTTCATGCACAGACAAACGATGGTTGCTGTTGTTGCCAGTCTTGAGATTATCCGTCGTGGGATTTGGAATTTCTTTAG GTTAGAGAACGAGCATTTGAACAATGTAGGGAAGTATCGAGCATTCAAGACGGTTCCCTTGCCATTTAACTACGACGAGGATGATGACAAAGacaactag
- the LOC104790091 gene encoding phosphate transporter PHO1 homolog 6, with protein MVFGKEFSSQMVSEWQQAYVDYKYLKTLVKDINRFKRKSNRHGGGGGCRQMSPSSTVVEINDGTTTPPIQVNSTASQRYETTFLMTADKGGEYELVFFRRLDDEFNKVEKFYREKVEEVVKEAAVLNKQMDDLISLRCKMEEERTVEMARLASHVVVSQAVIAKNTSIHMGAVEEGGSSRSGRYDEDDNKNTDEEEDNNIFLTPVNDFSKTKASRPAPIEVLDDIKINNTKETPWSTTKGVLKVLNQTELKFSRDNLRKIEEKLICAFVEFHRKLWYLKSYSFLNVLALSKMLTKYDKITSRDAAKSYMTMVDKSCLGSSDEVMRLMENIEATFINHFTNGNRTKGMNILRPKPKRERHRLTFSTGFLGGCMFSLIVALVAIIRIRNILQDDGQKQYMNTMFPLYSLFGFIVLHMTMYAADIYFWRRYRVNYSFIFGFKQGTELGHKQVLFVGFSIGALALLCVLANLDMETDPKTKDYQALTELLPLFLLIAMSVVLILPFNIFYRWSRFFLLTSFFHILAAPLYKVTLPDFFLADQLCSQAQTLRSIEFYICYYGWGDFKQRKNTCGDSQVFSTFLFIVAAFPFFSRFLQCMRRMFEEKNIEQGYNGFKYILIVVAVCLGMAYEVDGEKDRQIIWRLLGGITSAMAVVFCTYWDLVYDWGLLNRTSKNPWLRDNLLVPYKEVYFIAMVINVVLRFAWMQTVLDFKFESMHTQTVVAVVASLEIIRRGIWNFFRLENEHLNNVGKYRAFKTISLPFNYEVDQ; from the exons ATGGTATTCGGAAAAGAATTTTCATCACAGATGGTATCAGAGTGGCAACAAGCTTACGTGGATTACAAGTATCTCAAAACCCTTGTCAAAGATATCAACCGTTTCAAACGCAAATCCAATCGTcacggcggtggtggtggttgccGTCAGATGAGCCCTTCTTCAACTGTGGTGGAGATTAACGATGGAACAACGACGCCGCCGATTCAGGTGAATTCTACAGCGAGTCAACGGTACGAGACAACGTTTTTGATGACGGCGGACAAAGGAGGAGAGTATGAGTTGGTGTTTTTCCGGCGACTAGACGACGAATTCAACAAAGTTGAGAAATTCTATAGAGAGAAAGTGGAGGAGGTGGTGAAAGAAGCCGCGGTGCTTAACAAACAGATGGATGATTTAATCTCGCTTCGGTGTAAGATGGAGGAGGAACGTACGGTGGAGATGGCTCGCTTGGCCTCGCATGTCGTGGTTTCTCAAGCGGTGATCGCCAAAAACACATCTA TTCACATGGGCGCTGTAGAGGAAGGAGGTTCCAGTCGATCTGGTCGATACGATGAAGATGACAATAAGAAtactgacgaagaagaagataacaataTATTCCTCACTCCGGTCAATGACTTTAGCAAGACGAAAGCTTCAAGGCCTGCTCCGATCGAGGTTTTAGATGACATTAAGATCAACAACACGAAAGAAACGCCTTGGTCCACTACTAAAGGCGTTCTCAAGGTGTTGAACCAGACGGAGCTTAAATTCAGCAGAGATAACCTAAGGAAAATCGAGGAGAAGCTAATATGCGCCTTTGTCGAGTTCCATAGGAAACTTTGGTATCTCAAGAGCTACAG CTTCTTGAATGTGTTGGCGCTTTCGAAGATGTTGACGAAATATGATAAG ATAACTTCAAGGGATGCTGCTAAGTCTTACATGACAATGGTTGATAAATCTTGCCTTGGAAGCTCTGATGAG GTTATGAGACTAATGGAGAATATTGAAGCTACATTCATAAATCATTTCACGAATGGTAACAGAACAAAAGGAATGAACATCTTGCGACCAAAACCTAAAAGAGAGAGACACCGACTAACATTTTCCACAG GATTCTTGGGTGGATGCATGTTTTCGCTCATAGTGGCTCTTGTTGCTATCATACGCATCCGAAACATTTTACAAGATGATGgtcaaaaacaatatatgaataCAATGTTCCCTCTTTATAG CTTGTTCGGATTCATCGTGTTACACATGACTATGTATGCTGctgatatttatttttggagGCGGTATCGAGTAAATTATTCCTTCATATTTGGTTTCAAACAAGGAACTGAACTTGGCCACAAACAAGTTCTCTTTGTGGGATTCAGCATTGGTGCGCTTGCTCTTCTTTGTGTTCTTGCCAATCTTGACATGGAAACAGAccccaaaacaaaagattaccAAGCATTAACCGAACTACTTCCCCTTTTCCTCCTCATT GCTATGTCCGTAGTTCTAATCTTACCATTCAACATTTTTTACCGATGGAGTCGCTTCTTCTTACTCACAAGCTTCTTTCACATCCTTGCTGCTCCTCTTTACAag GTGACATTACCCGATTTCTTCTTGGCAGATCAATTATGCAGCCAAGCGCAAACTCTTAGAAGTATTGAGTTTTACATATGTTACTACGGTTGGGGAgattttaaacaaagaaaaaacacttgTGGAGACTCACAAGTCTTCAGTACTTTTCTATTCATTGTTGCTGCTTTCCCATTTTTTTCTCGCTTCCTTCAG TGTATGAGGCGGATGTTTGAAGAGAAAAACATAGAGCAAGGGTATAATGGTTTCAAGTACATTTTGATAGTAGTAGCTGTTTGCTTAGGGATGGCTTATGAAGTGGATGGCGAAAAAGATCGTCAGATTATTTGGAGATTGTTAGGTGGTATTACCTCGGCTATGGCAGTGGTTTTCTGTACATATTGGGACTTGGTTTACGATTGGGGACTTCTTAACCGAACATCCAAGAATCCATGGCTGCGCGATAATCTCCTCGTCCCATACAAGGAAGTGTACTTCATCGCAATG GTCATAAACGTGGTGCTGAGATTTGCGTGGATGCAAACGGTGTTAGATTTCAAATTTGAGTCCATGCACACACAAACAGTGGTCGCTGTCGTGGCAAGTCTTGAGATCATTCGTCGTGGAATTTGGAATTTCTTCAG GTTAGAGAACGAACATTTAAACAATGTTGGTAAGTACAGAGCTTTCAAGACAATTTCATTACCATTCAACTACGAAGTGGACCAGTAA
- the LOC104793855 gene encoding phosphate transporter PHO1 homolog 2-like, producing the protein MANDEWRALFPASEVEYLEIIESDHRPAIIKISRTTDKGIKPFQFDTRLCKQPEFEVVISSSWHKEELGPCPTIFDRIKGCRRDIALWMRQHLTNSAIRIKELIKDIDLAHTDINISKSQIQSLQRDRNTSFFHASVKNRIARNCLLSIKDNHGADIFGNQNITFEAERYFSEIFSSPGQTDMQNALCCLDRITSRNASKSYMKMVDNSYLGSSDELVKLIQRVEATFIKHFANGNRRKGMNFLRPQMKRERHRVTFSTGFSAGCVFSLIVALVTIIRTRKASSNDAYEDYMNTLFPLYSLFGFIVLHITMYAIDIYYWKRYRVNYAFIFGYKQGTELGYRQVLFLGFTIGTFALLCVLGNLDMQVNSKTKNYKELTELLPLFLFVVTLFVVLILPFHFLYRSSRFFFLTCLFHCLAAPLYKVTLPDYFLGDQLTSQVQALRSINFYICYYGWEDFTKRKSTCEASNIYSYSLYIVAVIPYLSRLLQCMRRMIEERSVDQGYNGVKYLFTIIAVILRTAYGFEEKNWKDPLLKNPTLHFKLRVLAVGSSVLAAVFCTYWDFVHDWGLLNKTSKNRWLRDKLLIPQKKVYFIAMILNVVLRFAWLQTVLNFEFEFMHKQTTLAVMASLEIIRRGMWNFFRVENEHLNNVGKFRAFKSVPLPFN; encoded by the exons ATGGCTAACGATGAATGGAGAGCTCTGTTTCCAGCATCGGAGGTTGAATATCTAGAGATAATAGAATCTGATCATCGACCTGCAATTATTAAAATCAGCCGTACAACCGATAAAGGTATCAAACCTTTCCAGTTTGATACAAGGCTCTGTAAACAACCTGAATTCGAAGTTGTAATCAGTTCATCTTGGCACAAGGAGGAACTAGGACCATGCCCTACTATTTTTGACAGAATCAAAGGATGTAGACGTGATATAGCTCTCTGGATGCGTCAACATCTCACCAACTCTGCTATCCGTATCAAGGAACTAATAAAGGATATCGATCTTGCTCATACGGACATCAACATCTCTAAGTCACAGATTCAGTCACTACAAC GTGACCGCAATACAAGTTTCTTTCATGCCTCTGTGAAAAATAGGATTGCTCGAAATTGTCTCCTCTCAATTAAGGATAATCACGGGGCTGATATCTTCGGAAACCAGAATATAACATTCGAAGCTGAACGATATTTCAGTGAGATTTTCTCGAGTCCTGGCCAGACGGATATGCAGAATGCGTTGTGCTGCCTAGACAGG ATAACTTCAAGGAATGCTTCAAAGTCTTACATGAAAATGGTTGATAATTCGTATCTCGGAAGCTCTGATGAG CTTGTGAAACTCATACAACGTGTTGAAGCTACATTCATAAAGCATTTTGCAAATGGTAATAGGAGAAAAGGAATGAACTTCTTACGACCTCAAATGAAACGAGAGAGACACCGAGTTACATTTTCCACTG GTTTCTCTGCTGGATGTGTGTTTTCTCTTATCGTGGCTCTTGTCACGATCATACGCACACGGAAAGCCTCTTCCAATGATGCCTATGAAGACTACATGAATACTTTGTTCCCTCTTTATAG CTTGTTCGGGTTCATCGTGCTTCACATAACTATGTATGCGATTGATATATACTATTGGAAGCGTTATAGAGTAAATTATGCCTTTATATTTGGCTACAAGCAAGGAACTGAACTTGGTTACAGACAAGTTCTGTTTCTAGGATTCACCATTGGAACGTTTGCGTTGCTTTGTGTTCTTGGAAATCTTGATATGCAAGtaaactccaaaaccaaaaattacaaagaatTAACTgaacttcttcctcttttcctttttgttgtaa CTCTGTTTGTAGTTTTGATCTTGCCATTTCATTTTCTCTACCGCTCGAGTCggttcttcttcctcacatGTCTGTTTCACTGCCTTGCTGCTCCTCTTTACAAG GTAACGTTACCTGATTACTTTTTAGGAGATCAGTTAACTAGCCAAGTACAAGCTCTTCGAAGCATCAACTTCTACATATGCTACTACGGTTGGGAAGacttcacaaaaagaaaaagcaccTGCGAAGCCTCAAACATCTACAGCTATTCCTTATACATTGTTGCAGTAATCCCATATCTTTCCCGCCTCCTTCAA TGCATGCGGCGTATGATTGAGGAAAGAAGCGTTGATCAAGGATACAACGGAGTCAAGTACTTGTTTACAATAATAGCTGTTATTCTAAGAACAGCTTAtggttttgaagaaaaaaactggaAGGATCCTCTATTGAAGAATCCTACATTACATTTCAAACTCAGAGTGTTAGCTGTTGGTTCCTCAGTTCTTGCTGCTGTTTTCTGTACATACTGGGACTTTGTTCATGATTGGGGACTTCTGAACAAAACATCTAAAAACCGATGGCTTCGGGATAAACTTCTCATCCCACAGAAAAAAGTATACTTCATCGCAATG ATCTTGAACGTTGTGTTGAGATTCGCGTGGTTGCAAACGGTACTGAATTTCGAATTCGAGTTCATGCATAAGCAGACGACGCTTGCAGTTATGGCTTCTCTTGAGATTATTCGCCGTGGGATGTGGAATTTCTTCAG gGTAGAAAATGAGCATTTGAATAATGTGGGGAAGTTCCGAGCTTTCAAGTCAGTTCCACTACCGTTCAACTAG